A genome region from Colwellia sp. Arc7-D includes the following:
- the puuE gene encoding allantoinase PuuE: protein MTSENLNDYPRDMKGYGQKVPQANWPNKAKVAVQFVINYEEGAENCILHGDKASETFLSEIIGALPFENERHMNMESFYEFGSRAGFWRLHRLFTQRKVPVTVFGVAMAMQRNPEAVAAMLEADWEIASHGYRWIDYQKVSIDTEREHLQKAIAIHQEMTGEKPKGWYLGRMSENTRQLVMEEGSFLYDSDSYADDLPYFIDGINKPHLIVPYTLDVNDMRFASPQGFNAGDQFFNYLKDTFDTLYAEGADAPKMMSIGLHCRIIGRPGRFASLVRFLDYVEQFNDVWLCRRQDIAEHWIKHHSAS, encoded by the coding sequence ATGACATCAGAAAATCTTAATGATTATCCAAGAGACATGAAAGGTTACGGGCAAAAAGTGCCACAAGCTAATTGGCCGAACAAGGCAAAAGTAGCGGTTCAATTTGTTATTAATTATGAAGAAGGTGCAGAAAATTGTATCTTGCATGGCGATAAGGCCTCTGAAACCTTTTTATCTGAAATTATTGGTGCCTTACCTTTTGAAAATGAACGCCATATGAATATGGAATCATTTTATGAGTTTGGCAGTCGTGCAGGTTTTTGGCGTTTACATCGTTTATTTACACAGCGAAAAGTACCCGTTACCGTTTTCGGTGTTGCTATGGCGATGCAGAGAAATCCTGAAGCGGTAGCAGCCATGTTAGAAGCTGATTGGGAAATTGCCAGCCACGGTTATCGTTGGATCGACTATCAAAAAGTATCTATTGATACTGAGCGTGAACACTTACAAAAAGCCATTGCTATTCACCAAGAAATGACCGGCGAAAAGCCTAAAGGTTGGTATTTAGGCCGAATGAGTGAAAATACGCGACAATTGGTCATGGAAGAAGGCTCATTCTTATATGATTCTGATAGTTATGCTGATGACTTACCCTATTTTATTGACGGCATAAACAAACCACATTTAATCGTACCTTATACACTTGATGTAAACGACATGCGCTTTGCCAGCCCACAAGGTTTCAATGCAGGTGATCAGTTCTTTAACTATTTAAAAGATACCTTTGATACCTTGTATGCAGAAGGTGCAGACGCACCAAAAATGATGTCGATAGGACTGCATTGTCGCATTATTGGCCGACCAGGTAGGTTTGCAAGTTTAGTGCGTTTTCTCGACTATGTAGAACAGTTTAATGATGTATGGTTATGTAGAAGACAAGATATAGCTGAGCATTGGATTAAGCATCATAGTGCTAGTTAA
- a CDS encoding MFS transporter → MLIALILISLNLRPALTSIAPVMERIVQDLSLSRASAGLITTIPVLLMGFLAPIAPILARRWSQERVLTAAMALLFAALSIRYFSQYSFSLLLISAFIAGVAIAIAGPLMSGFIKQYFARHITLAITIYSVSISVGASLAVALTIPIIKLNNDHWERGLAAWGLLALVAFLMLLIFMPKSSSNNQPAYTHQKLPLDSFRAWLLTGFFAAQSGVFYALSTWLVAHFQHAGFDTIKASMLASSFMASGIIGAFALPLLAARVANRNILIAVVTLSSTFLILCIAWQPQWQPILIVSLLGITTSGTFALALALPVMESDSPQSASQLSSMMSSFGYIVGGVTPSLVGIGRDITHSFEWPMTFLSVLSFSMVIIALFLQNKSSD, encoded by the coding sequence TTGTTAATAGCCCTTATTCTTATTTCTCTCAATTTACGACCTGCACTTACTTCAATTGCTCCCGTTATGGAGCGTATTGTTCAGGACTTATCACTCAGTCGTGCTAGTGCAGGGTTAATTACCACAATTCCTGTACTGTTAATGGGTTTCCTCGCCCCCATTGCGCCTATTTTAGCGCGACGGTGGAGTCAAGAACGCGTGTTAACAGCTGCTATGGCACTACTCTTCGCTGCCTTATCCATTCGTTACTTTAGCCAATACAGTTTCTCGTTATTATTAATTTCAGCGTTCATTGCTGGCGTTGCTATTGCTATCGCCGGTCCATTAATGTCTGGCTTTATAAAACAGTACTTTGCGCGTCATATTACGCTCGCCATCACGATATATTCTGTCAGCATTTCTGTTGGAGCATCACTTGCCGTAGCGCTGACGATTCCGATCATAAAGCTCAACAACGACCATTGGGAGCGCGGGTTAGCTGCATGGGGATTATTGGCCTTAGTCGCCTTTCTTATGCTGCTTATTTTTATGCCTAAATCATCCAGTAACAATCAACCGGCTTACACCCATCAAAAACTGCCGTTAGACTCTTTCAGAGCTTGGTTGTTAACCGGGTTTTTCGCCGCGCAATCTGGTGTTTTTTATGCATTGTCAACATGGTTAGTAGCACACTTTCAGCATGCAGGCTTTGATACTATTAAGGCAAGTATGCTAGCGAGCTCGTTTATGGCTTCGGGCATCATAGGTGCATTTGCATTACCATTATTAGCTGCACGCGTAGCCAATCGTAATATACTCATTGCGGTGGTAACGCTGTCTTCTACATTTTTAATCCTATGCATTGCATGGCAACCACAATGGCAGCCAATTTTAATAGTATCACTGTTAGGAATTACAACATCGGGAACATTTGCACTCGCACTTGCTTTGCCCGTTATGGAGTCAGACTCGCCACAATCTGCGTCACAATTATCTTCTATGATGTCATCTTTTGGTTATATTGTTGGAGGTGTTACGCCATCGCTGGTCGGTATAGGTCGAGACATAACACACAGTTTTGAATGGCCAATGACGTTTTTGTCTGTATTAAGTTTTTCTATGGTGATAATTGCCCTATTTTTACAAAATAAATCTAGCGATTAA
- the uraH gene encoding hydroxyisourate hydrolase has translation MAKLSTHVLDTANGVPAQGIKLEFFRVEGTEHQLIKTLITNADGRTDELLLDANDIEVGEYVIVFHVGDYFSKITGDSTEPAFLNRIPINFGIFDADANYHVPLLVSPWSYSTYRGS, from the coding sequence ATGGCTAAGTTATCCACACACGTATTAGACACAGCAAATGGCGTTCCTGCACAAGGCATAAAACTCGAGTTCTTTCGAGTAGAAGGTACTGAGCATCAGCTTATTAAAACCTTAATAACAAATGCTGATGGTAGAACTGATGAGTTGTTACTTGACGCTAATGATATCGAAGTGGGTGAATACGTGATTGTTTTTCATGTTGGCGATTACTTTTCAAAGATCACAGGCGATAGTACTGAACCTGCTTTTTTAAATCGTATTCCAATCAATTTCGGTATTTTTGATGCTGATGCCAATTACCATGTTCCTTTATTAGTTTCCCCGTGGAGTTATTCGACATATCGTGGAAGCTAA
- the uspE gene encoding universal stress protein UspE, with translation MADYKRIFVAITPHREEQPALARAVFLANKYQATLVLGSSMYNRSIEKASGVAAESCKELKQTLMDDQKKVMLALAASLEIETKTECVVTWHKKWYEGVISLATENNCDLIIKETKHYKKSVRNLFTPDHWNLLRCSPINVLMVKNHKWTCNGDIVTAISLDDGDSEHQCLSEKVAKEAASMSKLFGANLHFINTVSKAPMHIAVDKSAFDPDKVNARVMQKHKESLKILADNLNIADVNIIVEEGLPGHVVPKLCDDLNAECLILGSVGRKGVTAALLGNTAEYIIDKLDCDTLVVKG, from the coding sequence ATGGCAGATTATAAACGTATATTCGTCGCGATCACCCCACACAGGGAAGAACAACCCGCCCTTGCTCGTGCTGTTTTTTTGGCAAACAAATACCAAGCGACATTGGTTTTAGGCAGTTCAATGTATAATCGCAGTATAGAAAAAGCCTCAGGGGTGGCGGCTGAAAGCTGTAAAGAATTAAAACAAACGTTAATGGACGATCAGAAAAAAGTGATGCTAGCATTGGCTGCTTCACTTGAAATTGAAACAAAAACTGAGTGTGTAGTGACGTGGCATAAAAAGTGGTATGAAGGTGTTATAAGCCTAGCCACAGAAAATAACTGTGATCTTATTATTAAAGAAACCAAGCATTACAAAAAATCGGTTCGTAACTTATTTACCCCTGATCATTGGAATTTACTTCGTTGTAGCCCGATTAATGTGCTGATGGTTAAAAACCATAAATGGACCTGTAACGGCGATATAGTTACCGCCATCAGTTTAGATGACGGCGATAGCGAGCATCAGTGTTTAAGTGAAAAGGTGGCGAAAGAAGCTGCTTCTATGTCAAAACTATTTGGTGCAAACTTACATTTTATCAATACGGTCAGTAAGGCCCCTATGCATATCGCAGTTGATAAATCGGCTTTCGATCCAGATAAAGTCAATGCTCGAGTTATGCAAAAGCATAAAGAAAGCTTAAAAATATTAGCAGATAATTTAAATATTGCTGATGTAAACATCATTGTCGAAGAAGGTTTACCTGGTCACGTTGTGCCAAAGTTATGTGACGATTTAAATGCTGAATGTTTGATACTAGGATCTGTTGGTCGTAAAGGTGTAACGGCCGCGTTATTAGGTAATACTGCTGAATATATTATCGACAAATTGGACTGCGATACTCTTGTTGTTAAAGGCTAA
- a CDS encoding urate hydroxylase PuuD, with amino-acid sequence MEAYFFDVLNFLVRSLHIITGIAWIGASFYFVMLDNSLSKPKKSSDTENGVFGELWAVHGGGFYHSQKYMLGPKNDQLDDNLHWSKWEAYTTWISGFFLMAIVYWYGADIYLIDASKVDMTQGTAIAVSLSFMFGGYIIYDILCKSALAKNDLLLGIVIFILVSIAAYALTQIFTGRGAFMTFGAMLGTIMAASVLFVIIPGQKQMVERLRAGQEVDAAPGIAGKQRSVHNTYFTLPVIFVMISNHYAMTYSHEYNWLILIAISMAGALIRIFFVSRHSPGKPLTGALIAAIAIMIGVIWAMAPKTENVTLDTSAPLVEFSQVATIIEQRCTTCHAQKPTQLGFAAAPKGYMYDTPQQIKAQMPQIYQQAVVLKAMPIGNLTGMTDEERQLVSTWYQQNQH; translated from the coding sequence GTGGAAGCGTATTTTTTTGACGTGTTAAATTTTTTAGTTCGCAGTCTTCATATCATCACAGGTATTGCATGGATTGGTGCATCTTTTTATTTTGTTATGCTCGATAACTCATTAAGTAAGCCGAAAAAATCTTCTGATACTGAAAATGGCGTATTCGGAGAGCTTTGGGCTGTTCATGGTGGTGGTTTTTATCATTCCCAAAAGTATATGCTTGGGCCTAAAAATGACCAACTAGATGACAATCTACACTGGTCGAAATGGGAAGCCTACACAACGTGGATCAGCGGCTTCTTCTTAATGGCGATTGTTTATTGGTATGGCGCAGATATCTATCTTATTGATGCAAGCAAAGTTGATATGACGCAAGGCACAGCCATAGCCGTTAGTTTAAGTTTTATGTTCGGTGGCTACATTATTTATGACATATTGTGTAAATCTGCTTTAGCTAAAAACGATTTACTTTTAGGCATTGTTATCTTTATTTTGGTATCAATTGCAGCCTACGCTCTGACGCAAATATTCACCGGAAGAGGGGCTTTTATGACCTTCGGTGCGATGTTAGGTACGATTATGGCCGCCAGTGTACTCTTCGTGATTATTCCCGGTCAAAAGCAAATGGTAGAAAGACTCAGAGCAGGGCAAGAGGTTGACGCAGCACCGGGCATTGCAGGTAAACAACGTTCAGTTCACAACACCTATTTCACCTTGCCAGTGATATTTGTGATGATCAGTAATCACTATGCAATGACTTATAGCCATGAATACAATTGGTTGATTTTAATTGCTATTTCTATGGCAGGCGCCTTAATTCGTATTTTCTTTGTCTCACGTCACAGCCCTGGTAAACCCTTAACAGGCGCACTTATTGCCGCCATTGCGATTATGATTGGCGTTATCTGGGCCATGGCACCTAAAACTGAAAATGTAACGCTTGATACTTCTGCTCCATTAGTAGAATTCTCTCAAGTAGCCACTATTATTGAACAGCGATGTACAACTTGTCATGCACAAAAGCCTACGCAATTGGGTTTTGCAGCAGCGCCAAAAGGTTATATGTACGACACGCCTCAACAAATTAAAGCGCAAATGCCACAAATTTATCAACAAGCAGTAGTCCTTAAAGCTATGCCTATTGGCAACTTAACGGGCATGACTGATGAAGAGCGACAGTTAGTATCAACTTGGTATCAACAAAATCAACATTAG
- a CDS encoding YtoQ family protein, whose product MKQWNIYLSGEIHTDWRKQIEQGCKSLPVVFTSAVTVHELSDAAGDHLGHAEDPFWRDHQSSKVNAIRTQTLINDCDLAIIRFGDKYKQWNAAFDAGQCAALSKPYITLHDESIIHPLKEVDAMALAWAKTTDDIIKIIEYVIKQ is encoded by the coding sequence ATGAAACAATGGAATATTTATCTCTCAGGTGAAATTCATACCGATTGGCGCAAACAAATAGAACAAGGCTGCAAATCGCTACCTGTAGTATTTACTTCGGCGGTTACAGTGCATGAGCTTAGCGATGCTGCGGGCGATCATTTAGGGCATGCAGAAGATCCCTTTTGGCGCGACCATCAGTCTTCAAAAGTAAACGCGATAAGAACGCAAACGCTGATTAATGATTGCGACCTAGCCATTATTAGATTTGGTGACAAATATAAACAATGGAACGCGGCTTTTGATGCTGGTCAATGTGCTGCCTTGAGTAAGCCTTATATCACTCTGCATGATGAGAGTATTATTCATCCACTTAAAGAAGTTGATGCTATGGCATTAGCTTGGGCGAAAACAACAGACGATATTATCAAAATCATTGAATATGTAATTAAACAATAA
- a CDS encoding GntR family transcriptional regulator has product MKEKLVADKKPKKISDKEIYQEIFDAILSFRLRPGTRLTEENLSKIFNVGRTTIRSALLRLSQDHIIEIEPNKGAFIASPTVKQAHDILEARKIIEVAIVKDVIKYATASDFDLLRRIVKAEQDNIDDEHMVEGIQLGGDFHLMLAKISQNATLERIITTLIPQTSLVIVLYEQPDAPKCSHLEHFELIDVMQKGQVDKASELMYNHVQGIKSRLKLEDKEPVGDLVDIFKKR; this is encoded by the coding sequence ATGAAAGAGAAGTTAGTGGCTGATAAAAAACCAAAAAAAATAAGTGATAAGGAAATATATCAAGAGATTTTCGACGCGATTTTGTCGTTTCGTTTACGTCCTGGCACTCGGCTAACTGAAGAAAATTTATCAAAAATATTCAATGTCGGCAGAACGACTATCCGCAGTGCCTTACTGCGTCTGTCGCAAGATCATATTATAGAGATAGAGCCTAATAAAGGTGCTTTTATTGCCAGCCCAACCGTCAAACAAGCGCATGATATTCTTGAAGCTCGAAAAATTATTGAAGTGGCGATCGTTAAAGATGTGATTAAATATGCAACGGCGAGTGACTTTGACTTACTTCGACGTATCGTAAAAGCAGAGCAAGACAATATTGATGATGAACACATGGTTGAAGGAATTCAACTAGGTGGAGACTTTCATTTAATGCTCGCAAAAATATCACAAAATGCCACTTTAGAGCGCATTATCACCACCTTAATACCACAAACATCTCTGGTTATTGTGTTGTATGAGCAACCTGACGCACCTAAATGTTCTCACTTAGAGCATTTTGAACTGATTGACGTTATGCAAAAAGGACAAGTCGACAAAGCTTCTGAGCTAATGTATAACCACGTGCAAGGCATTAAATCGCGTTTAAAACTAGAAGATAAAGAGCCCGTTGGTGATTTAGTTGATATTTTTAAAAAACGTTAG
- a CDS encoding TetR/AcrR family transcriptional regulator → MTKIQINEDALGGSHQKTRLYNKNIILAAAGQEFKQYGFNGASISRIAETAKLPRTNIHYYFKNKLALYGAVLTNIINLWNQAFANINADDDPAQAIASYIDAKIEYSRINPTASIIFASEILHGAPYLSEYLQTDFKHWIDEKAKVIEAWQAQGKIDKVSAYHLLFTIWGATQHYANFAVEIEAALERPLNIDDFDEAKRTIKHIILKGCGLSYQT, encoded by the coding sequence ATGACGAAAATACAAATCAATGAAGACGCCTTAGGTGGTTCACACCAAAAAACGCGTTTATATAACAAAAATATAATATTAGCTGCAGCTGGCCAAGAATTTAAGCAATATGGCTTTAATGGTGCTTCAATATCGCGTATCGCTGAGACGGCTAAACTACCTCGAACTAATATCCATTACTACTTTAAAAATAAGTTAGCGTTGTACGGTGCGGTATTAACAAATATTATTAATCTTTGGAATCAAGCTTTTGCGAATATAAACGCCGACGATGATCCTGCTCAAGCCATTGCTAGCTATATAGATGCGAAAATAGAGTATTCACGTATCAACCCCACAGCTTCGATCATTTTTGCCAGTGAAATATTGCATGGTGCTCCTTATTTAAGTGAGTATCTTCAAACGGATTTTAAACACTGGATAGATGAAAAAGCAAAGGTTATAGAAGCATGGCAAGCACAAGGTAAAATAGATAAAGTCTCGGCTTATCATTTACTTTTTACTATCTGGGGTGCTACGCAACATTATGCAAATTTCGCCGTAGAAATTGAAGCAGCCTTGGAAAGACCGCTCAATATAGATGATTTCGACGAAGCTAAAAGAACTATAAAGCATATAATTTTAAAGGGCTGTGGCCTGTCATATCAAACTTAA
- a CDS encoding outer membrane protein OmpK — protein MNKITTAIAASTLLVGLASAAVTTAQASVWSSTKVEGLYGQDYARGFNGADKDEAIFTIANATGFTWGDTYFFADVTNISNADDTSGTHLEFGPRYRFFKPEDNSVIKGVYGIVQADMTSNKFTTKIVKMGGASLDWNVSGFKFVKTHLQYRDDPTKDGSSVQFNLVWSKDFSISDEKFSFEGFLDWTSGEGDGFGSESNLLMQPQVLWHANESFAVGVEYQYWKNRLGIKGRDESVPQIMVRWTF, from the coding sequence ATGAATAAGATTACTACAGCTATTGCTGCCTCGACCCTGTTAGTTGGTTTAGCTAGCGCAGCAGTAACAACTGCACAAGCGTCCGTCTGGAGCTCTACAAAAGTAGAAGGTTTATATGGTCAAGACTATGCACGCGGTTTTAATGGTGCTGATAAAGACGAAGCTATTTTCACTATTGCCAATGCTACAGGTTTTACTTGGGGTGATACTTATTTTTTCGCTGATGTAACTAACATAAGCAATGCTGATGATACCAGCGGTACACATTTAGAGTTTGGCCCTCGATATCGTTTTTTCAAGCCTGAAGATAACAGCGTAATCAAAGGTGTCTATGGTATCGTTCAAGCTGATATGACTTCTAATAAATTTACCACCAAAATAGTAAAAATGGGTGGTGCAAGTTTAGATTGGAATGTATCTGGCTTTAAATTTGTTAAAACGCATTTACAATACCGTGATGATCCTACAAAAGACGGCAGTTCTGTACAGTTTAACTTAGTTTGGAGCAAAGATTTTTCTATTAGTGATGAGAAATTTTCATTCGAAGGCTTTTTAGATTGGACCTCAGGTGAAGGCGATGGCTTTGGTAGTGAATCAAACTTATTAATGCAACCTCAAGTGTTATGGCATGCAAATGAAAGCTTTGCTGTTGGCGTAGAATATCAATACTGGAAAAACCGTTTAGGTATTAAAGGACGTGACGAATCAGTTCCACAAATTATGGTACGTTGGACTTTTTAG
- a CDS encoding nucleobase:cation symporter-2 family protein, translating into MSNLSVGTPEQCRDPNYMPRLSVAVPLGIQHVLAMFVANITPAIIIAGAAGFGFGSNSPDFPMMLYMMQMCMLLAGATTLLQTIGAGPIGARLPIVQGTSFAFIPILIPLVAGKGVDAMAAVTGGIFIGGLFQAALAPLVGRLRFALPPLVTGLIVTMIGLSLLKVGIQYAAGGVPAIGTPEYGSLQNWGVASVVIVVTLGLKFFTKGFLSVSSILLGLIAGYVVAYSIGMVSFDNVGRAAAFAMPKILPFGIEFTVAAVLGIVLMSFISAIETVGDVSGITKGGADREATDTEIKGATFADGLGSSFSAIFGGLPNTSFSQNVGLIAMTRVMSRHVATIGAVFLIICGFIPKVGAIISTIPIEVLGGGVILMFGMVASSGMKMLADVDWTSRNMVIFAISLSLGFGLMLEPGALQHMPSTAKALLATGLLPAAFLAIFLNLIVPDEPD; encoded by the coding sequence ATGTCTAATTTATCTGTAGGAACACCGGAACAATGTCGTGATCCTAACTACATGCCGCGTTTAAGCGTGGCAGTTCCCTTGGGTATTCAGCATGTACTCGCCATGTTTGTAGCAAATATAACACCAGCGATTATTATCGCAGGTGCTGCGGGCTTTGGATTTGGCTCAAACTCACCAGACTTCCCTATGATGCTATACATGATGCAAATGTGTATGTTACTGGCTGGTGCAACTACTTTGTTACAAACCATAGGTGCTGGTCCCATTGGTGCTAGATTACCTATTGTTCAAGGAACGAGCTTTGCTTTTATTCCCATTTTAATTCCATTAGTCGCTGGTAAAGGTGTCGATGCAATGGCTGCGGTTACTGGCGGTATATTTATTGGCGGTTTATTTCAAGCTGCTTTAGCGCCATTAGTCGGTCGTTTACGTTTTGCTCTACCTCCTTTAGTCACAGGTTTAATTGTTACTATGATTGGTCTTTCTTTATTGAAAGTAGGTATTCAATATGCCGCTGGTGGTGTGCCAGCCATTGGTACACCTGAATATGGTTCATTACAAAATTGGGGTGTTGCTAGTGTTGTTATTGTTGTAACCCTAGGCTTGAAGTTTTTTACCAAAGGCTTTTTGTCAGTATCATCAATTTTACTAGGCTTGATTGCAGGCTACGTTGTAGCCTACTCAATCGGTATGGTGAGCTTTGATAATGTTGGCCGTGCCGCTGCTTTTGCAATGCCTAAAATACTACCATTTGGTATTGAATTTACGGTTGCAGCAGTTCTCGGTATTGTTCTTATGTCCTTTATATCGGCTATTGAAACGGTAGGTGACGTTTCGGGTATTACTAAAGGTGGTGCAGATCGAGAAGCAACGGATACTGAAATCAAAGGTGCTACTTTTGCTGATGGTTTAGGTTCATCGTTTTCTGCCATTTTTGGTGGTTTACCAAACACTTCGTTCTCGCAAAATGTAGGCTTAATTGCCATGACACGCGTAATGAGTCGACATGTGGCCACTATAGGGGCGGTATTCCTTATTATTTGTGGGTTTATCCCTAAAGTGGGTGCCATTATTTCTACCATTCCCATTGAAGTATTAGGCGGTGGCGTTATATTAATGTTTGGTATGGTGGCATCGTCAGGTATGAAAATGCTTGCTGATGTAGATTGGACTAGCCGTAATATGGTGATATTTGCTATATCATTGTCTTTAGGTTTTGGTTTAATGCTTGAACCTGGTGCTTTACAACATATGCCAAGTACAGCTAAAGCATTATTGGCAACAGGGTTACTTCCTGCAGCGTTTCTTGCTATTTTCCTTAATCTAATTGTTCCAGACGAGCCTGATTAA
- a CDS encoding malate synthase G produces MTKFQQKDLLKVNNDLVTFIKEEVLPDLNISEQHFWTALSEITHELGPENRALLVKRDKIQAQIDQWNLKHQGQFDLSAYKTFLTEIGYLVPEGEDFKITTQNVDSEISTQAGPQLVVPTANARFALNAANARWGSLYDALYGTDVISDEGGALRGRSHNSIRANKVIAYGRDFLNEHFPLIKATHHDASVYSINNNELLVTLNDGTTTQLQNSQQLIGYQGTQTSPSSILLTHNDLRVAIEIDPTSTIGKTDAAGVKDITLESALTTIQDFEDSVVAVDAKEKIQVYRNWLGLMKGDLSETIEKSGQVSKRILKADKVYQNLANESFSVHGRSLLFCRNVGHLMTNPAIVDKDGFEIQEGIMDAMISTLIALHDLQKNNLHRNSRNGNVYIVKPKMHGPEEVAFANKLFNAVEDALSLDRDTIKIGVMDEERRTTVNLKECIRAVKSRVVFINTGFLDRTGDEIHTSMLLGPMVAKGNMKAQPWIKAYEDWNVDIGLACGFTGKAQIGKGMWAIPDEMAAMMKAKIAHPLSGANTAWVPSPTGATLHAMHYHQVDVFAQQKEIEKRPRANIDDILTVPLLSDVSSLTTKDIENELNNNAQGLLGYVVRWVDLGMGASKVPDINNIGLMEDRATLRISSQHICNWLEHNILTPAQVRSSLEKMAMVVDQQNSHDNAYQAMSDDFDNSLSFQAALDLIFKGKTQPNGYTEPLLHEYRKKFIAAQTSRK; encoded by the coding sequence ATGACAAAATTCCAACAAAAAGACTTATTAAAAGTTAATAATGATTTAGTAACCTTTATCAAAGAAGAAGTGCTGCCTGACTTGAATATTTCAGAGCAACACTTTTGGACGGCTTTATCTGAAATCACCCACGAATTAGGGCCTGAAAACAGAGCGCTATTAGTTAAGCGAGATAAAATACAAGCACAAATAGATCAGTGGAATTTAAAGCATCAAGGCCAGTTTGATCTGTCAGCGTACAAAACATTTCTAACAGAAATTGGTTACTTGGTGCCAGAAGGTGAAGACTTTAAAATAACTACCCAAAATGTAGATTCTGAAATTAGCACACAAGCAGGTCCACAACTTGTGGTGCCAACTGCTAATGCACGCTTTGCATTAAATGCGGCTAACGCACGGTGGGGAAGTTTATATGATGCACTCTATGGTACCGATGTTATCAGTGATGAAGGTGGGGCATTAAGAGGGCGATCACATAACTCGATTAGAGCAAACAAAGTTATTGCTTATGGTAGAGACTTCTTAAACGAACATTTTCCTTTGATTAAAGCTACTCATCATGATGCTAGTGTTTATTCGATTAACAATAATGAGCTATTGGTTACATTAAACGATGGCACAACAACACAACTACAAAATAGCCAACAATTAATCGGCTATCAAGGAACGCAAACTAGCCCAAGTTCTATTTTATTAACCCATAATGATTTACGCGTAGCGATTGAAATAGACCCGACTTCAACCATTGGTAAAACTGATGCTGCTGGCGTAAAGGATATTACCTTAGAGTCTGCGCTGACCACGATTCAAGATTTTGAAGATTCTGTTGTAGCCGTTGACGCGAAAGAGAAAATTCAGGTATATCGTAATTGGTTAGGCTTAATGAAAGGGGACTTAAGCGAAACCATCGAAAAATCAGGTCAGGTTTCCAAACGTATTTTAAAAGCAGATAAAGTTTATCAAAACCTTGCAAACGAAAGTTTTAGTGTACACGGCCGCAGCTTATTGTTTTGTCGCAACGTTGGCCATTTAATGACAAACCCCGCAATCGTTGATAAAGACGGCTTTGAAATTCAAGAAGGCATTATGGACGCTATGATCAGCACCTTGATTGCGCTACATGATTTGCAAAAAAACAACCTGCATCGTAACTCCAGAAATGGCAATGTGTATATTGTTAAGCCTAAAATGCATGGCCCTGAAGAAGTCGCATTTGCTAATAAGCTTTTTAACGCGGTTGAAGATGCTTTAAGCTTAGACAGAGATACCATTAAAATTGGTGTTATGGATGAAGAGCGCCGCACGACGGTAAACCTAAAAGAATGTATCAGAGCCGTTAAAAGCCGCGTTGTTTTTATTAATACGGGGTTTTTAGATAGAACTGGCGATGAAATTCACACCAGTATGTTGCTTGGTCCTATGGTCGCCAAAGGTAATATGAAAGCACAGCCTTGGATTAAAGCCTATGAAGATTGGAATGTAGATATAGGGTTAGCTTGTGGTTTTACAGGTAAAGCGCAAATAGGCAAAGGTATGTGGGCAATACCCGATGAAATGGCGGCAATGATGAAAGCAAAAATTGCTCACCCATTATCAGGTGCTAATACCGCTTGGGTACCATCACCAACGGGAGCAACGCTTCATGCTATGCATTATCATCAAGTTGACGTATTTGCTCAGCAAAAAGAAATTGAAAAAAGACCACGCGCTAACATTGATGATATCTTAACAGTACCTTTGCTTAGCGACGTTAGCAGCCTGACTACAAAAGACATTGAGAATGAATTAAACAACAATGCACAAGGCTTACTCGGTTACGTCGTAAGATGGGTTGACTTAGGTATGGGAGCGTCAAAAGTTCCTGATATAAACAATATAGGTTTAATGGAAGACAGAGCCACGTTACGTATTTCAAGCCAACATATTTGTAATTGGCTAGAGCACAATATTCTAACACCAGCGCAGGTTAGGTCATCTTTAGAAAAAATGGCGATGGTGGTCGATCAACAAAACTCACACGATAACGCTTACCAAGCGATGTCAGACGATTTTGACAACAGCTTATCTTTTCAAGCCGCGTTAGATTTAATATTTAAAGGTAAAACCCAACCTAATGGGTATACCGAACCATTGTTGCATGAATACAGAAAAAAATTCATTGCAGCCCAGACATCAAGGAAATAA